One window of the Maylandia zebra isolate NMK-2024a linkage group LG19, Mzebra_GT3a, whole genome shotgun sequence genome contains the following:
- the paplna gene encoding papilin isoform X1: MLLPLAILQLLLTPALMGPSVDYWDSWGPYGECSRTCGGGVTVRTRRCITHREDGGHNCVGPDKSYRSCNIQDCPEGSRDFREEQCSQFDGTDFHGKRYKWLPYYGAENPCELNCMPRGENFLYRHRRAVIDGTPCHPGRTDICVDGVCRRMGCDNMLESPQQEDPCLQCGGNGQSCYRVKNSFTARDLPTGYNQMFIIPVGATTISIRETHATRNYLAIKNLRGEYYLNGHWVIEFSRATPIGGTMLYYQRGAEGDSVPETIIGRGPTTEPLVVELISQEPNQGVEYEYYLPNGRSREGYYWSYGSWSACSKECGSGYQSRLVFCSIDNEAYPDYLCASLPRPQSNRTCNPQPCPQIRRMAYLYPPQLLRSSKRPRASVFSWQTGEWNACSVTCGGGSQVRSVQCVSNDVSGPRVVEDAICAAYADAPPPLQTCNMQKCAEYHVTGWSACSVTCGSGQQTREVTCMGSDGTRLDETSCSALLRPAAVQRCEMAPCPQQISWHVGDWGLCSKSCGSGSRERQVICSDQERNLYPVDQCNTQPKPLTVERCNTQPCYSPQVVPSIQDPRGHDSTQIGFQPYVPDHATARRPETRDPTQTNTVYDPHSSAPALHCSQSYYGCCSDGHTSARGPQGLGCPSAPAPVPTSCIQTSYGCCEDGVTAAQGPNKEGCAAYVNPAPTVTPSLPTENAVECRTTTYGCCYDRTTPAGGPNGEGCPNPPNYIERSICSLPRAAGSCSSWVSRYHFDVISSKCVHFWYGGCHGNSNNFMTLAECKRTCPRPAPSRQAPQPAAPSGESTRTAAGEHSTTGAETSAGRGSTTDGRSRNMGRIFIVQRGSTSSTSRQATSAATNAHRGRVYLRVRRPSHGTAAQHTGPAASLTLGGVTIDKTDPSTVEALVGQTVVLPCRVSPPPSSTVVVEWRRDGIPLSTHRHHQQPNGSLLVGPVSKLDSGWFLCVATRERERDHRYIYLAVSEGPSSTSLPRDGPFARFSIERSSSAQVEMRAGQTARLPCTVVPSSARQSVSIGWTKDGQIISDPRFTQHSDGTLIISPLKSDDSGVYTCTASNQQQLEQRQLQLRVQPDLKITTAPNNIQVSEGSTGMLPCVVSGDNVNIGWSRNGVPVRPDGRNILLSSDGSLILNNVKPSDQGTYTCNAYTGIYSVSATAEVKVIKETQQGADLPPECLDQPELANCELIVYARLCSNSYYSSFCCASCTRHSQKKRQVWSTRLKPQRV; encoded by the exons GGAGGATGGAGGGCACAACTGTGTGGGACCAGACAAGTCATATCGGTCCTGCAACATCCAG GACTGTCCAGAGGGATCCAGAGATTTCCGCGAAGAGCAGTGCTCCCAGTTTGATGGGACAGATTTCCACGGGAAACGCTACAAATGGCTTCCATATTACGGAg CTGAGAACCCCTGTGAGCTGAACTGCATGCCAAGAGGGGAAAACTTTTTGTACCGCCACCGCAGAGCCGTGATTGATGGTACGCCCTGTCACCCAGGGCGGACGGATATCTGTGTGGATGGAGTGTGCAGG CGTATGGGCTGCGACAACATGCTGGAGTCTCCTCAGCAGGAGGACCCCTGTCTGCAGTGCGGGGGTAACGGCCAGTCCTGCTACCGTGTCAAGAACAGCTTCACTGCCCGCGACCTGCCAACCG GCTACAACCAGATGTTCATCATCCCCGTTGGAGCCACCACCATCAGCATCAGAGAGACACATGCCACACGTAACTACCTCG CTATCAAGAATCTACGTGGAGAGTACTATCTCAATGGCCACTGGGTAATTGAGTTTTCCAGAGCCACACCTATTGGCGGCACCATGCTGTACTACCAGAGAGGAGCTGAGGGCGACAGTGTCCCTGAAACCATCATCGGCCGTGGCCCCACCACTGAACCACTTGTTGTTGAG CTGATCAGCCAGGAGCCCAATCAGGGAGTGGAATATGAATACTACCTTCCAAATGGACGCTCCAGAGAGGGCTACTACTGGAGCTATGGATCCTGGTCTGCTTGCAGCAAAGAGTGTGGATCAG GCTACCAGTCTCGTTTGGTCTTCTGTTCAATCGACAACGAGGCCTATCCTGACTATCTCTGTGCTTCTCTGCCGAGGCCACAGAGCAACCGTACATGCAACCCTCAACCATGCCCACAAATCCGCAG GATGGCGTACCTGTATCCACCACAGTTGTTGAGATCCTCAAAGAGGCCTAGAGCCTCTGTGTTCAG CTGGCAAACTGGGGAGTGGAACGCCTGCTCAGTTACCTGTGGTGGAGGCTCTCAGGTGCGCAGTGTGCAGTGTGTTTCCAATGATGTCTCGGGACCCCGCGTGGTGGAGGATGCCATTTGTGCCGCTTACGCTgacgctcctcctcctctgcagacCTGCAACATGCAGAAATGTGCTGAGTACCATGTGACTGGATGGAGTGCG TGCTCAGTGACCTGTGGTTCAGGTCAGCAGACCAGAGAAGTGACCTGTATGGGTTCAGATGGTACGAGGCTGGATGAAACATCTTGCAGTGCTTTGCTACGCCCGGCCGCTGTCCAACGATGTGAGATGGCCCCCTGCCCCCAACAGATCAGCTGGCACGTAGGAGATTGGGGACTG TGCTCTAAGAGTTGTGGATCTGGCTCACGAGAGCGCCAGGTGATCTGCTCTGATCAGGAGAGGAACCTGTACCCTGTGGACCAGTGTAACACCCAGCCCAAACCACTCACAGTGGAGCGCTGCAACACCCAGCCCTGTTACAGCCCACAGG TCGTCCCCAGCATTCAGGACCCACGGGGACATGACAGCACTCAGATTGGCTTCCAGCCTTATGTGCCAGATCACGCAACAG CCCGCAGGCCTGAGACAAGAGATCCAACCCAGACGAATACAGTCTACGACCCTCACAGCTCCGCCCCGGCTCTCCACTGCAGCCAGTCTTATTATGGCTGCTGCTCAGATGGGCATACTTCAGCCAGAGGCCCCCAGGGTCTGGGTTGCCCATCAGCTCCAGCTCCTGTCCCAACATCCTGCATTCAGACCAG TTATGGCTGCTGTGAAGATGGTGTGACGGCTGCTCAGGGCCCCAATAAGGAAGGCTGTGCGGCGTATGTGAACCCTGCACCAACT GTTACACCTTCTCTCCCTACTGAGAATGCAGTAGAATGCCGCACCACCACCTATGGCTGCTGCTATGACCGCACCACACCTGCAGGAGGACCCAATGGGGAGGGCTGCCCCAATCCTCCTAATTATA TTGAGCGATCAATCTGCTCCCTGCCCCGTGCTGCTGGCTCCTGCAGCAGTTGGGTGTCCCGGTACCATTTCGATGTCATCTCCTCTAAATGTGTGCACTTCTGGTATGGAGGATGCCACGGCAACAGCAATAACTTCATGACCCTAGCAGAGTGCAAACGGACATGTCCACGACCTGCACCCAGCCGGCAGGCCCCGCAGCCTGCAGCTCCCTCTGGAGAGTCTACAAGAACCGCAGCTGGAGAACACAGCACGACTGGAGCAGAGACCTCAGCTGGAAGAGGATCTACAACGGATGGGCGGTCACGCAACATGGGGAGGATTTTCATAGTCCAGCGTGGCTCGACCAGCAGCACCAGCAGACAGGCTACAAGCGCAGCCACTAATGCCCACAGAGGTAGAGTCTACCTGCGGGTACGCCGGCCTTCACATGGCACAGCTGCACAGCACACCGGCCCAGCTGCGAG CTTGACTCTGGGGGGagtaacgattgataagaccgACCCATCCACAGTCGAGGCTTTAGTTGGCCAAACAGTTGTGCTGCCCTGCCGAGTCAGCCCTCCACCTTCCTCCACCGTTGTCGTGGAGTGGAGGAGGGATGGTATACCTCTATCAACTCACAG gCATCACCAACAGCCCAATGGCTCTCTGTTAGTAGGTCCTGTCTCTAAGCTGGACTCTGGCTGGTTCCTGTGTGTGGCCACTCGAGAACGAGAGAGAGACCACCGCTACATTTACCTGGCTGTCTCAG AGGGACCATCTTCTACCTCGCTTCCCAGAGACGGTCCATTTGCAAG GTTCAGTATTGAGCGCTCAAGCTCAGCCCAGGTGGAAATGCGAGCAGGACAAACTGCCAGACTGCCCTGCACTGTTGTCCCCTCCTCAGCTCGGCAGTCTGTCAGCATTGGGTGGACTAAAGATGGACAGATAATCAGTGATCCCAG gtttactcagcattcagaTGGCACCCTCATCATCAGCCCTCTGAAGTCTGATGACTCCGGTGTCTACACATGTACAGCCTCCAAccagcagcagctggagcagcGACAGCTGCAGCTCAGAGTCCAGC CTGATCTGAAAATCACAACAGCTCCCAATAACATCCAAGTGTCAGAAGGCAGCACGGGCATGCTTCCCTGTGTGGTGTCAGGAGACAACGTCAATATAGGCTGGTCAAG AAATGGTGTACCGGTGCGTCCAGATGGGCGCAACATCCTCTTGTCTTCTGACGGCAGCCTGATCCTTAATAATGTCAAGCCTTCTGATCAGGGCACGTACACCTGCAACGCTTACACCGGCATTTACTCTGTGAGCGCCACAGCTGAAGTAAAGGTCATTAAAGAAACACAGCAAG GCGCTGACCTCCCGCCAGAATGCTTGGACCAGCCTGAGCTTGCAAACTGTGAGCTGATAGTTTACGCCCGACTTTGCTCCAACTCTTACTACTCCAGTTTCTGCTGTGCCAGCTGCACCAGGCATTCGCAGAAGAAACGACAGGTTTGGTCGACCAGGTTAAAGCCACAGAGGGTGTAA
- the paplna gene encoding papilin isoform X2 yields MLLPLAILQLLLTPALMGPSVDYWDSWGPYGECSRTCGGGVTVRTRRCITHREDGGHNCVGPDKSYRSCNIQDCPEGSRDFREEQCSQFDGTDFHGKRYKWLPYYGAENPCELNCMPRGENFLYRHRRAVIDGTPCHPGRTDICVDGVCRRMGCDNMLESPQQEDPCLQCGGNGQSCYRVKNSFTARDLPTGYNQMFIIPVGATTISIRETHATRNYLAIKNLRGEYYLNGHWVIEFSRATPIGGTMLYYQRGAEGDSVPETIIGRGPTTEPLVVELISQEPNQGVEYEYYLPNGRSREGYYWSYGSWSACSKECGSGYQSRLVFCSIDNEAYPDYLCASLPRPQSNRTCNPQPCPQIRSWQTGEWNACSVTCGGGSQVRSVQCVSNDVSGPRVVEDAICAAYADAPPPLQTCNMQKCAEYHVTGWSACSVTCGSGQQTREVTCMGSDGTRLDETSCSALLRPAAVQRCEMAPCPQQISWHVGDWGLCSKSCGSGSRERQVICSDQERNLYPVDQCNTQPKPLTVERCNTQPCYSPQVVPSIQDPRGHDSTQIGFQPYVPDHATARRPETRDPTQTNTVYDPHSSAPALHCSQSYYGCCSDGHTSARGPQGLGCPSAPAPVPTSCIQTSYGCCEDGVTAAQGPNKEGCAAYVNPAPTVTPSLPTENAVECRTTTYGCCYDRTTPAGGPNGEGCPNPPNYIERSICSLPRAAGSCSSWVSRYHFDVISSKCVHFWYGGCHGNSNNFMTLAECKRTCPRPAPSRQAPQPAAPSGESTRTAAGEHSTTGAETSAGRGSTTDGRSRNMGRIFIVQRGSTSSTSRQATSAATNAHRGRVYLRVRRPSHGTAAQHTGPAASLTLGGVTIDKTDPSTVEALVGQTVVLPCRVSPPPSSTVVVEWRRDGIPLSTHRHHQQPNGSLLVGPVSKLDSGWFLCVATRERERDHRYIYLAVSEGPSSTSLPRDGPFARFSIERSSSAQVEMRAGQTARLPCTVVPSSARQSVSIGWTKDGQIISDPRFTQHSDGTLIISPLKSDDSGVYTCTASNQQQLEQRQLQLRVQPDLKITTAPNNIQVSEGSTGMLPCVVSGDNVNIGWSRNGVPVRPDGRNILLSSDGSLILNNVKPSDQGTYTCNAYTGIYSVSATAEVKVIKETQQGADLPPECLDQPELANCELIVYARLCSNSYYSSFCCASCTRHSQKKRQVWSTRLKPQRV; encoded by the exons GGAGGATGGAGGGCACAACTGTGTGGGACCAGACAAGTCATATCGGTCCTGCAACATCCAG GACTGTCCAGAGGGATCCAGAGATTTCCGCGAAGAGCAGTGCTCCCAGTTTGATGGGACAGATTTCCACGGGAAACGCTACAAATGGCTTCCATATTACGGAg CTGAGAACCCCTGTGAGCTGAACTGCATGCCAAGAGGGGAAAACTTTTTGTACCGCCACCGCAGAGCCGTGATTGATGGTACGCCCTGTCACCCAGGGCGGACGGATATCTGTGTGGATGGAGTGTGCAGG CGTATGGGCTGCGACAACATGCTGGAGTCTCCTCAGCAGGAGGACCCCTGTCTGCAGTGCGGGGGTAACGGCCAGTCCTGCTACCGTGTCAAGAACAGCTTCACTGCCCGCGACCTGCCAACCG GCTACAACCAGATGTTCATCATCCCCGTTGGAGCCACCACCATCAGCATCAGAGAGACACATGCCACACGTAACTACCTCG CTATCAAGAATCTACGTGGAGAGTACTATCTCAATGGCCACTGGGTAATTGAGTTTTCCAGAGCCACACCTATTGGCGGCACCATGCTGTACTACCAGAGAGGAGCTGAGGGCGACAGTGTCCCTGAAACCATCATCGGCCGTGGCCCCACCACTGAACCACTTGTTGTTGAG CTGATCAGCCAGGAGCCCAATCAGGGAGTGGAATATGAATACTACCTTCCAAATGGACGCTCCAGAGAGGGCTACTACTGGAGCTATGGATCCTGGTCTGCTTGCAGCAAAGAGTGTGGATCAG GCTACCAGTCTCGTTTGGTCTTCTGTTCAATCGACAACGAGGCCTATCCTGACTATCTCTGTGCTTCTCTGCCGAGGCCACAGAGCAACCGTACATGCAACCCTCAACCATGCCCACAAATCCGCAG CTGGCAAACTGGGGAGTGGAACGCCTGCTCAGTTACCTGTGGTGGAGGCTCTCAGGTGCGCAGTGTGCAGTGTGTTTCCAATGATGTCTCGGGACCCCGCGTGGTGGAGGATGCCATTTGTGCCGCTTACGCTgacgctcctcctcctctgcagacCTGCAACATGCAGAAATGTGCTGAGTACCATGTGACTGGATGGAGTGCG TGCTCAGTGACCTGTGGTTCAGGTCAGCAGACCAGAGAAGTGACCTGTATGGGTTCAGATGGTACGAGGCTGGATGAAACATCTTGCAGTGCTTTGCTACGCCCGGCCGCTGTCCAACGATGTGAGATGGCCCCCTGCCCCCAACAGATCAGCTGGCACGTAGGAGATTGGGGACTG TGCTCTAAGAGTTGTGGATCTGGCTCACGAGAGCGCCAGGTGATCTGCTCTGATCAGGAGAGGAACCTGTACCCTGTGGACCAGTGTAACACCCAGCCCAAACCACTCACAGTGGAGCGCTGCAACACCCAGCCCTGTTACAGCCCACAGG TCGTCCCCAGCATTCAGGACCCACGGGGACATGACAGCACTCAGATTGGCTTCCAGCCTTATGTGCCAGATCACGCAACAG CCCGCAGGCCTGAGACAAGAGATCCAACCCAGACGAATACAGTCTACGACCCTCACAGCTCCGCCCCGGCTCTCCACTGCAGCCAGTCTTATTATGGCTGCTGCTCAGATGGGCATACTTCAGCCAGAGGCCCCCAGGGTCTGGGTTGCCCATCAGCTCCAGCTCCTGTCCCAACATCCTGCATTCAGACCAG TTATGGCTGCTGTGAAGATGGTGTGACGGCTGCTCAGGGCCCCAATAAGGAAGGCTGTGCGGCGTATGTGAACCCTGCACCAACT GTTACACCTTCTCTCCCTACTGAGAATGCAGTAGAATGCCGCACCACCACCTATGGCTGCTGCTATGACCGCACCACACCTGCAGGAGGACCCAATGGGGAGGGCTGCCCCAATCCTCCTAATTATA TTGAGCGATCAATCTGCTCCCTGCCCCGTGCTGCTGGCTCCTGCAGCAGTTGGGTGTCCCGGTACCATTTCGATGTCATCTCCTCTAAATGTGTGCACTTCTGGTATGGAGGATGCCACGGCAACAGCAATAACTTCATGACCCTAGCAGAGTGCAAACGGACATGTCCACGACCTGCACCCAGCCGGCAGGCCCCGCAGCCTGCAGCTCCCTCTGGAGAGTCTACAAGAACCGCAGCTGGAGAACACAGCACGACTGGAGCAGAGACCTCAGCTGGAAGAGGATCTACAACGGATGGGCGGTCACGCAACATGGGGAGGATTTTCATAGTCCAGCGTGGCTCGACCAGCAGCACCAGCAGACAGGCTACAAGCGCAGCCACTAATGCCCACAGAGGTAGAGTCTACCTGCGGGTACGCCGGCCTTCACATGGCACAGCTGCACAGCACACCGGCCCAGCTGCGAG CTTGACTCTGGGGGGagtaacgattgataagaccgACCCATCCACAGTCGAGGCTTTAGTTGGCCAAACAGTTGTGCTGCCCTGCCGAGTCAGCCCTCCACCTTCCTCCACCGTTGTCGTGGAGTGGAGGAGGGATGGTATACCTCTATCAACTCACAG gCATCACCAACAGCCCAATGGCTCTCTGTTAGTAGGTCCTGTCTCTAAGCTGGACTCTGGCTGGTTCCTGTGTGTGGCCACTCGAGAACGAGAGAGAGACCACCGCTACATTTACCTGGCTGTCTCAG AGGGACCATCTTCTACCTCGCTTCCCAGAGACGGTCCATTTGCAAG GTTCAGTATTGAGCGCTCAAGCTCAGCCCAGGTGGAAATGCGAGCAGGACAAACTGCCAGACTGCCCTGCACTGTTGTCCCCTCCTCAGCTCGGCAGTCTGTCAGCATTGGGTGGACTAAAGATGGACAGATAATCAGTGATCCCAG gtttactcagcattcagaTGGCACCCTCATCATCAGCCCTCTGAAGTCTGATGACTCCGGTGTCTACACATGTACAGCCTCCAAccagcagcagctggagcagcGACAGCTGCAGCTCAGAGTCCAGC CTGATCTGAAAATCACAACAGCTCCCAATAACATCCAAGTGTCAGAAGGCAGCACGGGCATGCTTCCCTGTGTGGTGTCAGGAGACAACGTCAATATAGGCTGGTCAAG AAATGGTGTACCGGTGCGTCCAGATGGGCGCAACATCCTCTTGTCTTCTGACGGCAGCCTGATCCTTAATAATGTCAAGCCTTCTGATCAGGGCACGTACACCTGCAACGCTTACACCGGCATTTACTCTGTGAGCGCCACAGCTGAAGTAAAGGTCATTAAAGAAACACAGCAAG GCGCTGACCTCCCGCCAGAATGCTTGGACCAGCCTGAGCTTGCAAACTGTGAGCTGATAGTTTACGCCCGACTTTGCTCCAACTCTTACTACTCCAGTTTCTGCTGTGCCAGCTGCACCAGGCATTCGCAGAAGAAACGACAGGTTTGGTCGACCAGGTTAAAGCCACAGAGGGTGTAA